In a single window of the Thermus amyloliquefaciens genome:
- the secD gene encoding protein translocase subunit SecD, with amino-acid sequence MNRKLLNGLLLLGLFLLALLMVWKPWAPGEPKVKLGLDLKGGLRIVLEAAVENPTPDDLEKARTVLENRINALGVAEPLIQIQGQKRIVVELPGLSQADQDRALKLIGQRAVLEFRILKEGATGTTVAQINQALRENPRLKREDLEKDLIKPEDLGPALLTGADLADARAVFDQFGRPQVSLTFTPEGAKKFEEVTRANVGKQLAIVLDGKVYTAPVIRQAITGGQAVIEGLSGLEEASEIALVLRSGALPVSLEVAEIRAIGPTLGQDAIQAGIRSALIGTLAIFLLIFAYYGPSLGLVASLGLIYTSVLILGLLAGLGATLTLPGIAGLVLTLGAAVDGNVLSFERIKEELRAGKRFRQAIPEGFKHSTLTILDVNIAHLLAAAALYQYATGPVRGFAVILAIGVVASVFSNLVFSRYLLERLADRGEVRPPMWLVDPRFNFMGPARFITVATLLLAVLAAGVVFTKGFNYSIDFTGGTAYTLRTGPEVGVDTLRRFLEAKGFPAKEAVITQVQAPTADFREFSLKLPPLSDAKRLELERLLTSELKATVLTSETVGPAIGSELRRNAVMAVLVGLGLILIYVAFRFDWTFGVASVLAVAHDVAIVAGMYSLLGLEFSIPTIAALLTIVGYSINDSIVVSDRIRENQKLLRGVPYREMVNRSINQTLSRTVMTSLTTLLPILALLFLGGSVLRDFSLAIFVGIFVGTYSSIYVVSALVVFWKELRQARAKKAA; translated from the coding sequence ATGAACCGCAAGCTGCTCAACGGACTGCTTCTCCTCGGCCTTTTCTTGCTGGCCCTCCTCATGGTCTGGAAGCCCTGGGCCCCAGGGGAGCCCAAGGTGAAGCTGGGCCTGGACCTTAAAGGGGGTCTGCGCATCGTCCTCGAGGCCGCCGTGGAAAACCCCACCCCCGACGACCTGGAAAAAGCCCGCACCGTGCTGGAAAACCGCATCAACGCCCTGGGGGTGGCGGAACCCCTGATCCAGATCCAGGGGCAAAAGCGCATCGTGGTGGAGCTGCCGGGCCTCTCCCAGGCCGACCAGGACCGGGCCCTCAAGCTCATCGGCCAGCGGGCGGTCTTGGAGTTCCGCATCCTCAAGGAGGGGGCCACGGGCACCACCGTGGCCCAGATCAACCAGGCCCTCCGGGAAAACCCCCGCCTGAAGCGGGAGGATCTGGAAAAGGACCTCATCAAGCCCGAGGACCTGGGCCCAGCCCTCCTCACGGGCGCGGATCTGGCCGACGCCCGGGCGGTCTTTGACCAGTTCGGCCGCCCCCAGGTCTCCCTCACCTTCACCCCGGAAGGCGCCAAGAAGTTTGAGGAGGTCACCCGGGCCAACGTGGGCAAGCAGCTGGCCATTGTCCTGGACGGCAAGGTCTACACCGCCCCCGTGATCCGCCAGGCCATCACCGGCGGCCAGGCGGTGATCGAGGGGCTTTCGGGCCTCGAGGAGGCCAGCGAGATCGCCCTGGTGCTGCGCTCCGGGGCCTTGCCCGTCTCCTTGGAGGTGGCGGAGATCCGGGCCATCGGGCCCACCCTGGGCCAGGACGCCATCCAAGCCGGCATCCGTTCGGCCTTGATCGGCACCCTGGCCATCTTCCTCCTCATCTTCGCCTACTACGGCCCAAGCCTCGGCCTGGTGGCCTCCTTGGGCCTCATCTACACCTCGGTGCTCATCCTGGGCCTCCTTGCCGGCCTTGGGGCCACCCTGACCCTTCCGGGCATCGCCGGCCTCGTGCTCACCCTGGGGGCTGCGGTGGACGGGAACGTGCTCTCCTTTGAGCGCATCAAGGAGGAGCTCAGGGCCGGGAAAAGGTTCCGCCAGGCCATCCCCGAGGGCTTCAAGCACTCCACCCTCACCATCCTGGACGTGAACATCGCCCACCTCCTGGCGGCGGCGGCCCTGTACCAGTACGCCACCGGGCCGGTGCGGGGCTTCGCGGTGATCCTGGCCATCGGCGTGGTGGCCAGCGTCTTCTCCAACCTGGTCTTCAGCCGCTACCTCCTGGAGCGCCTGGCCGACCGGGGGGAGGTCCGGCCTCCCATGTGGCTGGTGGACCCCCGGTTCAACTTCATGGGCCCCGCCCGCTTCATCACGGTAGCCACGCTCCTCCTGGCGGTGCTGGCGGCAGGGGTGGTTTTCACAAAGGGGTTCAACTACTCCATCGACTTCACCGGGGGCACCGCGTATACCCTGCGCACGGGCCCCGAGGTGGGGGTGGATACCCTAAGGCGCTTCCTAGAAGCGAAGGGCTTCCCCGCGAAGGAGGCGGTGATCACCCAGGTGCAGGCCCCCACCGCCGACTTCCGCGAGTTCTCCCTGAAGCTCCCCCCCCTTAGCGACGCCAAGCGGCTGGAACTGGAGAGGCTTTTGACCTCGGAGCTGAAGGCCACGGTGCTCACGTCAGAGACCGTGGGGCCTGCCATCGGCTCGGAGCTCAGGCGAAACGCGGTGATGGCGGTCCTGGTGGGACTCGGCCTCATCCTCATCTACGTGGCCTTCCGCTTTGACTGGACCTTCGGGGTGGCCAGCGTGCTGGCGGTGGCCCACGACGTGGCCATCGTGGCGGGGATGTACAGCCTCTTGGGCCTGGAGTTCTCCATCCCCACCATCGCCGCCCTGCTCACCATCGTGGGCTACTCCATCAACGACTCCATCGTGGTCTCCGACCGCATCCGGGAAAACCAAAAGCTCCTGCGGGGCGTCCCCTACCGGGAGATGGTCAACCGCTCCATCAACCAAACCCTCTCCCGCACGGTGATGACCAGCCTCACCACCCTCCTGCCCATCCTCGCCCTCCTCTTCCTGGGAGGGAGCGTCCTGAGGGACTTCTCCTTAGCCATCTTCGTGGGCATCTTCGTGGGCACCTACAGCTCCATCTACGTGGTGAGCGCCCTGGTGGTGTTCTGGAAGGAACTGCGCCAAGCGCGGGCCAAGAAGGCGGCCTAG
- a CDS encoding 3-hydroxybutyrate dehydrogenase, whose product MSPSGSKTVLITGAGSGIGLALARAFAREGAKVLVHDLKDASTLAEEIGGEFLQADLADPKTVEELGRQAAQHGVDILVNNAGFQHIDPVEDFPLETWQRMLQVMLTAPFQLIRALLPGMKKKGWGRILNIASVHGLVASPYKSAYISAKHGLIGLTRTVALEAGPFGVTVNAIAPAYVRTPLVENQIADQARTLGISEAEVVEKVFLAQAAVKRLIEPEEVAELALFLASEKAGAITGAVFPIDLGWTAR is encoded by the coding sequence CTGAGCCCCAGCGGTTCCAAAACCGTACTGATCACCGGGGCCGGAAGCGGCATTGGCCTGGCCCTAGCCCGGGCCTTCGCCCGAGAAGGGGCGAAGGTGCTGGTCCACGACCTGAAGGACGCCTCCACCCTGGCCGAGGAGATAGGAGGGGAGTTCCTGCAGGCGGACCTGGCCGACCCCAAGACCGTGGAGGAACTGGGAAGACAGGCGGCCCAGCACGGGGTGGACATCCTGGTGAACAACGCCGGCTTCCAGCACATTGACCCCGTGGAGGACTTCCCCTTGGAGACCTGGCAGCGGATGCTCCAGGTGATGCTCACCGCCCCCTTCCAGCTCATCCGGGCCCTGCTGCCGGGGATGAAAAAGAAGGGATGGGGGCGGATCCTCAACATCGCCAGCGTCCACGGCCTGGTGGCAAGCCCCTACAAGAGCGCCTACATCTCCGCCAAGCACGGCCTGATCGGCCTCACCCGCACGGTGGCCCTGGAAGCGGGCCCCTTCGGCGTCACCGTGAACGCCATCGCCCCCGCCTACGTGCGCACCCCCTTGGTGGAGAACCAGATCGCCGACCAGGCCCGCACCCTGGGGATTTCGGAAGCGGAGGTGGTGGAGAAGGTCTTCCTGGCCCAGGCGGCGGTGAAGCGGCTCATCGAGCCCGAGGAGGTGGCAGAGCTCGCCCTCTTCCTGGCCTCGGAGAAGGCAGGGGCCATCACCGGGGCGGTCTTCCCCATCGACCTGGGCTGGACCGCCCGCTAG